One Leopardus geoffroyi isolate Oge1 chromosome C1, O.geoffroyi_Oge1_pat1.0, whole genome shotgun sequence DNA segment encodes these proteins:
- the CC1H1orf162 gene encoding transmembrane protein C1orf162 homolog isoform X1: protein MGGGHSKPECNNNGQSTNTVAPTPPFSFWERTNIQYLLLAFFAGVLLTLLLLALIFFVIKSYRKRHSSPCALDPPFDPHSGQDPPAKLSSPEEALTYASMTFQITEKNHHLTEKPSAGLDPVVYSQIKVTNSPDLSSEA from the exons ATGGGAGGAGGTCATTCCAAACCTGAATGCAACAACA ACGGACAAAGCACCAACACCGTAGCCCCAACACCTCCGTTCTCCTTCTGGGAGCGCACCAA CATACAGTATTTGCTCTTGGCCTTTTTTGCCGGGGTCCTGCTCACGCTGCTGCTGTTGGCCCTTATCTTCTTCGTCATAAAGAGCTACAGGAAAC GTCACTCTAGTCCCTGCGCCCTGGATCCTCCCTTCGATCCTCACTCTGGCCAAGATCCTCCGGCCAAG CTTTCATCCCCAGAGGAAGCACTCACCTATGCTAGCATGACTTTCCAAATCACAGAAAAGAATCATCACCTGACTGAGAAACCTTCTGCAGGCTTGGATCCGGTTGTTTACTCTCAGATCAAAGTGACAAACTCACCCGACCTTTCCAGTGAGGCTTGA
- the CC1H1orf162 gene encoding transmembrane protein C1orf162 homolog isoform X2, whose protein sequence is MGGGHSKPECNNNGQSTNTVAPTPPFSFWERTKATGNAGHSSPCALDPPFDPHSGQDPPAKLSSPEEALTYASMTFQITEKNHHLTEKPSAGLDPVVYSQIKVTNSPDLSSEA, encoded by the exons ATGGGAGGAGGTCATTCCAAACCTGAATGCAACAACA ACGGACAAAGCACCAACACCGTAGCCCCAACACCTCCGTTCTCCTTCTGGGAGCGCACCAA AGCTACAGGAAAC GCAGGTCACTCTAGTCCCTGCGCCCTGGATCCTCCCTTCGATCCTCACTCTGGCCAAGATCCTCCGGCCAAG CTTTCATCCCCAGAGGAAGCACTCACCTATGCTAGCATGACTTTCCAAATCACAGAAAAGAATCATCACCTGACTGAGAAACCTTCTGCAGGCTTGGATCCGGTTGTTTACTCTCAGATCAAAGTGACAAACTCACCCGACCTTTCCAGTGAGGCTTGA